A part of Miscanthus floridulus cultivar M001 chromosome 6, ASM1932011v1, whole genome shotgun sequence genomic DNA contains:
- the LOC136461477 gene encoding large ribosomal subunit protein uL29x-like translates to MDPVKLDEIRKKRKAERMAQLKELKAELKKLKEERSLPGAKVTDGAPNKLSEIEKLRPFLAEVAKKQRAALREAYSNREPPILRLNSQEDPCCTAASPPGVIMLPAFSEDGDGKEA, encoded by the exons ATGG ACCCGGTCAAGTTGGACGAGATCCGGAAGAAAAGGAAGGCGGAACGGATGGCGCAGCTGAAGGAGCTCAAGGCGGAGCtgaagaaactcaaggaggagcgATCTCTCCCCGGCGCCAAGGTCACCGACGGTGCCCCCAACAAGCTGTCCGAGAT CGAGAAATTGCGCCCTTTTCTCGCGGAGGTGGCGAAGAAGCAGAGGGCGGCGCTCCGGGAGGCGTACAGCAACCGCGAACCCCCCATCCTCCGTCTCAACTCCCAAGAAGACCCGTGCTGCACCGCCGCATCACCACCAGGTGTTATCATGCTCCCAG CTTTCTCTGAAGATGGAGATGGAAAGGAAGCATAA